A section of the bacterium genome encodes:
- a CDS encoding phosphoribosylaminoimidazolesuccinocarboxamide synthase — protein MSSLRSTVDLGLMPDRRGKVREIFDLGRELFIVATDRISAYDVVMDQIVPGRGVVLSVMTMAWMDFFKEIPNHLVTAEPDLFPAPFRAHRDVLAGRSMLVRKAAPFPVECIARGYLSGSGWRSYQRDGTICGHALPSGLQKSSPLPAPIFTPSTKAEQGHDENIDFAGACALVGEADATRLRDVTLDLYRRAAAYASAGGVLIADTKFEFGLVDGELTLIDEVLTPDSSRFWPAAEHRPGEEPPSWDKQILRNHLDTLDWNHEPPPPRLPAEILERTARRYQDVLNLLFAEEARRWHQALI, from the coding sequence ATGTCCAGCCTCCGCAGCACGGTCGATCTCGGCCTGATGCCTGATCGTCGGGGGAAGGTGCGCGAGATCTTCGATCTCGGCCGGGAACTGTTCATCGTCGCGACCGACCGCATCTCCGCCTACGATGTGGTGATGGACCAGATCGTGCCTGGGCGCGGCGTGGTATTGTCCGTGATGACAATGGCATGGATGGATTTCTTCAAGGAAATCCCCAACCATTTGGTGACGGCCGAACCCGACTTGTTCCCGGCGCCGTTCCGGGCGCATCGCGACGTGCTGGCCGGCCGCTCCATGCTGGTGCGCAAGGCCGCCCCCTTCCCGGTGGAATGCATCGCGCGGGGGTACCTCTCGGGGTCCGGCTGGCGCTCCTACCAGCGGGACGGCACGATCTGCGGGCACGCGTTGCCGTCCGGACTGCAGAAGTCGTCGCCCCTGCCGGCGCCGATCTTCACCCCCTCGACCAAGGCCGAGCAGGGCCACGACGAGAACATCGACTTTGCGGGCGCCTGCGCCCTGGTCGGCGAGGCGGACGCGACCCGCCTGCGCGACGTCACGCTCGACCTCTACCGCCGCGCCGCCGCCTACGCGAGCGCCGGCGGCGTGCTGATCGCCGACACGAAGTTCGAGTTCGGCCTGGTCGACGGCGAGCTGACCCTCATCGACGAGGTGCTCACGCCCGACTCCAGCCGTTTCTGGCCCGCGGCCGAGCACCGCCCGGGCGAGGAGCCGCCGAGCTGGGACAAGCAGATCCTGCGCAACCACCTGGACACCCTGGACTGGAACCACGAGCCGCCGCCGCCCCGCCTGCCGGCGGAGATCCTCGAGCGGACGGCCCGTCGCTACCAGGACGTCCTGAACCTGCTGTTCGCCGAGGAGGCCCGCAGATGGCACCAGGCCCTGATCTGA
- a CDS encoding ComEC/Rec2 family competence protein: MTGYDLGRRSSAPFADWREAGAAAAAWQRAGAASPLLVGLWSGPAAVPVVAVVTLGASLQAGRATAAALHRPDAIVTAAWAPSHRRQAGVGALLRISGWPSRSGGGWSAPGVLLAVGDSLRGEAAARPRPGEGVLLKGRGAPPRLWQVVGGHLVATVPPGASLTGGFSPSAYARARGLVWHGRLDSTTVEGVGGGVLDAVSSGALSPMRAAILDRLAVLMPPREAVLLGSILLGEKDPSGRDLRDPFARLGLSHLFAVSGLHVGLVAALALMLLRPFAVGPWVRSLWLGVLLPVYAVLTGLAGSALRATGLGLLAVAGVAFGRAHDALRSLGLLIWLAVLWQPDCLGDPGVRLSYLAAGGIIGALRLADGLSGSPRAVRFVAAPLLVSVGATWATLPETAAAFGWIHPLAPLVNLVAVPTFAGAVWAVSAALLAVPLPWLAQAAAALGWLLIRLLAAGSSALGSLGDGRVGLPGWTPASMLLFAAGTLLLAAALRSRPPPWLRVAAGAAALSCAAGMTLTGRTAPGGDMTVLQADIGQGDAAVFVFPDRTAVLVDTGPSWPGGSQFERVLDPWLRREGVRELSAVVLTHGHDDHDGGATEVAAGREIEAWVVGGEAAPPESRAAAACPSPGTVVHAGGGWDLLCLAALPAEATTADENDRSVVLALRRAGRTVGLWMGDLEVAGEAGLLASGWPAPEGGIEVLKAGHHGSRTSSGAALLDAVSPRLVLISCGVENSHGHPSHGPFLSRGDTLPILRTDLVGSVRLRWRGSASVQIETSRVTPSAASLDTGRGPAYHARVAPTARSEPLPDTVQPNREPHVQPPQHGRSRPDA; the protein is encoded by the coding sequence ACGCCATCGTGACCGCGGCGTGGGCGCCCTCGCATCGCCGGCAGGCCGGCGTGGGCGCCCTGCTGCGGATCAGCGGGTGGCCCAGCCGCAGCGGCGGCGGTTGGTCGGCGCCGGGAGTGCTGCTGGCGGTGGGCGATTCCCTGCGGGGCGAGGCCGCGGCGCGGCCCCGGCCGGGCGAGGGCGTGCTGCTGAAGGGGCGGGGAGCGCCGCCCCGGCTGTGGCAGGTCGTCGGCGGGCATCTCGTCGCGACGGTGCCGCCGGGGGCGTCGCTGACGGGCGGCTTCTCCCCGTCGGCCTATGCGCGGGCAAGGGGGCTCGTCTGGCACGGGCGCCTGGATTCGACGACGGTGGAAGGCGTCGGCGGCGGCGTCCTGGACGCCGTCTCATCGGGAGCGCTGTCGCCGATGCGAGCGGCGATCCTGGACCGGTTGGCCGTCCTGATGCCTCCGCGCGAGGCCGTGCTGCTCGGGTCGATCCTGCTGGGGGAAAAGGATCCCAGCGGGCGCGACCTGCGGGACCCGTTCGCGCGACTGGGGCTCTCGCACCTGTTCGCCGTGTCCGGGCTCCATGTCGGGCTCGTGGCGGCGCTCGCGCTGATGCTGCTGCGTCCGTTCGCCGTCGGGCCCTGGGTCCGCAGCCTCTGGTTGGGCGTGCTGCTGCCGGTGTACGCCGTGTTGACCGGTCTGGCGGGCTCCGCGCTGCGCGCCACGGGGCTGGGGTTGCTGGCCGTCGCCGGGGTCGCCTTCGGGCGCGCCCATGACGCGCTGCGCTCCCTGGGGCTGCTGATCTGGCTGGCCGTGCTCTGGCAACCCGATTGCCTGGGCGATCCCGGCGTGCGCCTCAGCTACCTGGCCGCGGGCGGGATCATCGGCGCGCTGCGGTTGGCCGACGGGTTGTCGGGTTCGCCCCGCGCCGTGCGGTTCGTGGCGGCGCCCCTGCTGGTCAGCGTCGGCGCGACCTGGGCCACGCTGCCGGAAACCGCCGCCGCCTTCGGCTGGATCCATCCCCTGGCGCCGCTGGTGAACCTCGTCGCGGTGCCGACGTTCGCCGGCGCGGTGTGGGCCGTTTCCGCCGCCCTGCTGGCCGTGCCCCTGCCGTGGCTGGCGCAGGCGGCGGCGGCGTTGGGGTGGCTGCTCATCCGGCTGCTGGCCGCCGGATCGTCCGCCCTGGGATCCCTCGGGGACGGTCGGGTCGGGCTGCCGGGATGGACGCCCGCCTCGATGCTGCTGTTCGCGGCCGGCACCCTCCTGCTGGCCGCGGCCCTGCGCTCGCGCCCACCGCCATGGCTGCGCGTCGCGGCGGGCGCGGCCGCCCTGTCGTGCGCCGCGGGGATGACCCTGACCGGCCGGACCGCGCCGGGCGGCGACATGACGGTCCTGCAGGCCGACATCGGGCAGGGGGACGCCGCGGTCTTCGTGTTCCCCGACCGCACCGCCGTGCTCGTGGACACCGGGCCGTCGTGGCCGGGAGGATCGCAGTTCGAGCGCGTGCTGGACCCCTGGCTGCGGCGCGAAGGCGTGCGCGAACTGTCGGCGGTGGTGCTGACCCACGGGCACGACGACCACGACGGCGGCGCGACGGAGGTGGCCGCCGGACGGGAAATCGAGGCCTGGGTCGTGGGAGGGGAGGCCGCTCCCCCTGAGAGCAGGGCCGCTGCCGCCTGCCCGTCGCCGGGCACGGTCGTCCATGCCGGCGGCGGCTGGGACCTGCTCTGCCTCGCCGCCTTGCCGGCCGAGGCGACGACCGCCGACGAGAACGACCGTTCCGTCGTGCTCGCCCTGCGCCGCGCGGGTCGGACCGTGGGGCTGTGGATGGGCGACCTGGAGGTGGCGGGCGAAGCCGGGTTGCTCGCGAGCGGCTGGCCGGCGCCGGAGGGGGGGATCGAGGTGCTCAAGGCCGGCCACCACGGCAGCCGCACCTCCAGCGGCGCGGCCCTGCTGGACGCCGTGTCGCCGCGCCTGGTCCTGATCAGTTGCGGGGTCGAGAATTCGCACGGCCATCCCAGTCACGGCCCCTTCCTGTCCCGCGGCGACACGTTGCCGATCCTGCGCACCGATCTGGTGGGTTCCGTGCGGTTGCGATGGCGGGGATCGGCCTCGGTGCAGATCGAAACCTCGCGCGTGACGCCGTCGGCGGCGTCGCTTGACACCGGCAGGGGGCCTGCGTACCATGCGCGCGTCGCGCCGACGGCGCGATCGGAACCCCTGCCCGACACCGTCCAACCGAACCGGGAGCCCCATGTCCAGCCTCCGCAGCACGGTCGATCTCGGCCTGATGCCTGA